In a genomic window of Roseiflexus castenholzii DSM 13941:
- a CDS encoding YveK family protein, whose protein sequence is MPIPIYIAIIRRHWRIIAAPAIIAAVISLGLALLEPPRYRSSASLLITRSEDRRFDTEDALAYDLPAIVQGTPFSAEVSSALALTGVSIPPDQVRASLGASNRRRVVQIWAETGDPALAEALTTTSVELIQRRGLALWGDPSATPARPLVNVVVLEPPGAATQTNGWTTAIATAALRGLIGLLAGAFLAFGAHYWETGRAAPSQNTGG, encoded by the coding sequence ATGCCCATACCGATATACATCGCCATTATTCGCCGCCACTGGCGCATCATTGCTGCGCCGGCCATCATCGCCGCCGTGATCAGTCTGGGACTGGCACTGCTCGAACCACCGCGCTACCGGTCGTCCGCCAGTCTGCTCATCACGCGCAGCGAGGACCGGCGTTTTGACACCGAAGACGCTCTCGCGTATGATCTTCCTGCAATCGTGCAGGGCACACCATTTAGCGCCGAAGTCAGCAGCGCATTGGCGCTCACCGGCGTATCGATCCCGCCGGATCAGGTGCGCGCGTCGCTTGGCGCATCGAACCGACGGCGAGTTGTGCAGATATGGGCGGAAACCGGCGACCCGGCGCTCGCCGAAGCATTGACCACCACCTCGGTCGAACTGATTCAGCGGCGCGGGCTGGCATTGTGGGGTGATCCCTCCGCAACGCCCGCGCGTCCGCTGGTCAACGTCGTTGTACTCGAGCCGCCTGGCGCAGCGACTCAAACCAATGGCTGGACCACAGCAATTGCAACGGCGGCGCTCCGCGGACTTATCGGATTGCTGGCAGGCGCATTCCTGGCATTCGGCGCGCACTATTGGGAAACAGGGCGCGCCGCGCCATCACAGAACACAGGAGGGTGA
- a CDS encoding YveK family protein: MQLSDYLAVLRRRWWIILLTTVVAVASALIFSRLQERVYRSEASYLVVPNRIDNGLSIVLQNSMSSFREMALARPQLQKISDDLQLDRTPEWLLKRVAIQPRPDERKMIVQVDYPDPATAQRLADAIGNNMVALVSARNNFLEGTDRISMTVLEPATPPVLHRPQTRVNMLAGAVLGLVLGILLAFVLEALDDTIKTPDDVERHVQLATLGAIPATGSDTRSAALPARR; this comes from the coding sequence ATGCAACTTTCCGATTATCTGGCTGTGCTGCGTCGCCGCTGGTGGATTATTCTCCTGACGACGGTCGTGGCGGTCGCAAGCGCACTGATATTCAGCCGTCTCCAGGAGCGCGTCTATCGCTCCGAGGCGAGTTATCTGGTCGTGCCGAACCGGATCGACAACGGACTATCGATTGTGTTGCAGAACAGCATGAGCAGTTTCCGCGAGATGGCGCTGGCGCGCCCACAGTTGCAGAAGATCAGTGATGACCTGCAACTCGACCGGACGCCGGAATGGTTGCTGAAGCGCGTGGCCATCCAGCCGCGCCCCGACGAGCGCAAGATGATCGTGCAGGTCGATTATCCCGACCCGGCGACGGCGCAACGCCTGGCAGACGCCATCGGCAACAACATGGTTGCGCTGGTCAGCGCGCGCAACAACTTTCTCGAAGGAACCGACCGGATCAGTATGACCGTGCTCGAACCGGCAACGCCGCCGGTGCTCCACCGTCCGCAGACGCGCGTCAATATGCTTGCCGGCGCGGTGCTTGGGCTGGTGCTCGGCATTCTGCTGGCATTCGTGCTCGAAGCCCTCGACGACACGATCAAAACGCCAGACGATGTCGAACGGCACGTCCAACTGGCGACGCTGGGGGCAATCCCCGCGACGGGCAGCGATACCCGGAGCGCAGCGTTACCGGCAAGACGATGA
- a CDS encoding CpsD/CapB family tyrosine-protein kinase: MNQTNGYAESPLIALRDPRSPAAEAYRTLRTNIQFSSLDKPLHTLLATSTAPDEGKSTTLANLAVTIAQAEQRVILVDCDLRRPSLHTLFGLTNDVGLTTMILAQDDAPPPLQDTGVPGLSLLASGPLPPRPADILGSRRMETVIQRLRTMADIVLFDTPPVIAVTDAAVLATRVDGVLLVIEAGRTRRDRARRAREILEKVKANIIGVVLNGARFDGEYGYYA; the protein is encoded by the coding sequence ATGAATCAGACTAATGGATATGCCGAATCCCCGCTGATCGCGTTGCGCGATCCACGCTCACCGGCAGCGGAAGCCTACCGGACACTCCGCACGAATATTCAGTTTTCCAGCCTGGACAAGCCGCTGCATACCTTGCTGGCAACGAGCACGGCGCCGGATGAAGGGAAGTCTACAACCCTGGCAAACCTGGCGGTCACGATTGCGCAGGCAGAGCAGCGCGTTATTCTGGTAGACTGCGACCTGCGCCGACCATCGCTCCATACCCTGTTTGGATTGACGAACGATGTCGGTCTGACGACCATGATCCTGGCGCAGGACGATGCACCGCCGCCACTCCAGGATACCGGCGTGCCAGGGTTGAGCCTGCTGGCGAGCGGTCCGCTGCCGCCGCGTCCAGCCGACATTCTCGGTTCACGGCGAATGGAAACCGTCATTCAGCGATTGCGCACCATGGCGGACATTGTGCTCTTCGACACGCCTCCCGTCATTGCCGTCACCGATGCCGCAGTGCTGGCGACGCGCGTCGATGGTGTGCTACTGGTGATCGAGGCGGGGCGAACCCGGCGCGACCGAGCGCGCCGGGCGCGCGAAATCCTGGAGAAAGTCAAAGCGAACATCATTGGGGTGGTGCTCAATGGTGCGCGTTTCGATGGCGAATACGGATACTATGCGTGA
- a CDS encoding response regulator, giving the protein MPDYPIRNPAIVLVEDEPDILIILHRLMRDLTGGYDIVTVSGGAEALAQIALRPVPLVITDYNMPGMNGLQLTAAIKETSPDTRVVLITAYATPELEKRAREQRVDYYLPKPFPLDRLEQIVRDVLS; this is encoded by the coding sequence ATGCCCGATTATCCGATACGCAATCCGGCGATTGTTCTGGTGGAGGATGAACCCGATATTCTCATCATTCTCCATCGCCTTATGCGCGATCTCACCGGTGGCTACGATATTGTCACAGTGAGCGGCGGCGCTGAGGCGCTGGCACAGATTGCGCTTCGTCCGGTGCCGTTGGTTATCACCGACTACAACATGCCAGGGATGAATGGCTTGCAACTGACTGCCGCCATCAAAGAGACCTCCCCTGATACGCGCGTCGTTTTGATCACCGCCTACGCGACTCCCGAACTGGAAAAGCGCGCCCGCGAGCAGCGCGTCGATTATTACCTGCCCAAGCCCTTCCCACTTGACCGGCTCGAGCAGATTGTGCGTGATGTGTTGAGTTAA
- a CDS encoding histidine kinase N-terminal 7TM domain-containing protein — translation MMAWLLPVFIAFLLIAALMETAVALYAWRQRMTAGATQLVLLMAAAIVWTLAYGLTLISASLPTKLLWLGVAHLGIVFLPVLYLRFAIAYTRRAAWLWRWRGAPWYIVPIATIALNWTNTAHGLYYQDVALLQDGPFVLLHVTPGPWIWVFAVYSYALIASGALVFWRASREASSLQRGQATMVAISAFVPWIANLLQLLEWHPLMPLDITPLALSFSGLALLWGMFRYRLFTLAPIAREYVVELMSDAVIVLNARNRIIDMNPAAQRLFAPDGGSLFGQPVETLLKPWTALLRACHEPGEQVLEITWQQRIFEVKITPLIGQEGSVNGRLLIWRNITQRKHKQALLRNRLHFIQLIQQAANDCVRCEVAQIDDQIISVLEKVVRFTGVERSYLFLIAPEGDHAIRTHEWVHPAVLSSGGRRGRLNLAEFMPVIEPMRRGEIVVMQRRDVPETPEYEAVRRAFNDFGIQTVVGIPLFIGAQFIGWIGFDTVFREFEPSDAVVEAFQLTGQLIASAIHRQRIEAALRQREQHFRSLFDNMFEGVALHRLVRDDNGRMINYEIIDVNVQYERILNLRREDVVHRLATEVYGTPEPPYLAEFGAVAATGRPAHLEVYFEPMQKHFFISVSPLGPDQFATIFFDVTARKQEEAEREQLQTQLMHAQRLEAIGRLAGGVAHDFNNILTVISGSADLALTTLPSDSPAYPDIQAIQQSARRATHLVRQLLTFARRQPSHPQTIDVNALIDGMVPLILRLIGEDIRLTWMPAPHPCPIRIDPHQFEQVLMNLIVNARDAMPEGGALVIATSQTAPTGDIVVETPYIRISVQDTGVGIPVEVKAHIFEPYFTTKAPGQGAGLGLATCLGIVQQHAGFIRCESQPGQGARFDVYLPYASGESSYHQDAELDSQPERGQETILVVEDEPAVRSLAVRILRDHGYTVFEASNGREAQRVVETLPGHALHLLLTDLVMPEMSGVELATWVQARCPGVSVLFMSGYARQVTINRDNPGVAFLQKPFSRRTLLSQVRCLLDAVAVETSG, via the coding sequence ATGATGGCGTGGTTGTTGCCGGTCTTCATTGCGTTTCTGCTGATCGCGGCGCTCATGGAAACCGCCGTCGCACTGTATGCGTGGCGCCAGCGTATGACGGCCGGCGCTACACAATTGGTTTTGCTCATGGCAGCGGCGATTGTCTGGACGCTGGCATACGGGTTGACGCTGATCAGCGCGTCGCTGCCGACCAAGCTGCTCTGGCTTGGCGTCGCGCACCTTGGAATTGTATTCCTGCCCGTCCTGTACCTGCGTTTTGCCATTGCTTACACCCGGCGCGCTGCGTGGCTGTGGCGCTGGCGCGGCGCGCCGTGGTACATCGTTCCGATTGCGACGATTGCGCTGAACTGGACCAATACTGCGCACGGTCTCTATTATCAGGATGTCGCGCTCCTTCAGGACGGACCGTTTGTGCTGTTGCATGTCACGCCTGGTCCGTGGATTTGGGTCTTCGCCGTGTACAGTTACGCTTTGATTGCGTCAGGAGCGCTTGTATTCTGGCGCGCGTCGCGGGAGGCGTCGTCGTTGCAGCGCGGCCAGGCGACCATGGTGGCCATCAGCGCCTTTGTGCCCTGGATTGCCAACCTGCTGCAACTGCTTGAATGGCATCCCCTGATGCCGCTGGACATCACCCCCCTTGCGCTGTCCTTTTCAGGTCTGGCGCTCCTTTGGGGCATGTTTCGCTACCGCCTCTTTACGCTGGCGCCGATCGCGCGCGAGTATGTGGTCGAACTGATGAGCGATGCGGTGATTGTGCTTAATGCGCGCAATCGGATTATCGACATGAACCCGGCGGCGCAGCGTCTCTTCGCGCCCGATGGCGGTTCGCTCTTCGGTCAGCCGGTCGAGACTCTTCTGAAGCCCTGGACTGCGCTGTTGCGGGCTTGCCATGAGCCGGGTGAGCAGGTTTTGGAGATTACATGGCAGCAGCGGATATTTGAGGTCAAAATCACTCCTCTCATCGGGCAGGAAGGTTCGGTCAACGGACGGCTCTTGATCTGGCGCAATATTACGCAGCGCAAGCACAAACAGGCGCTGCTCCGCAATCGGCTCCATTTTATTCAGTTGATCCAGCAGGCTGCCAACGATTGTGTGCGCTGCGAGGTGGCGCAGATCGATGATCAGATCATCAGCGTGCTCGAGAAAGTCGTCCGATTTACCGGCGTTGAGCGCAGTTACCTCTTTTTGATTGCACCGGAAGGCGATCACGCGATCAGAACGCACGAATGGGTCCACCCCGCCGTCCTCTCCAGCGGTGGCAGGCGCGGCCGGCTCAATCTCGCTGAGTTTATGCCGGTGATTGAACCGATGCGGCGTGGCGAGATCGTTGTGATGCAGCGGCGCGATGTGCCGGAGACGCCTGAGTATGAGGCAGTGCGGCGAGCATTCAATGACTTCGGCATTCAAACGGTGGTCGGCATCCCGCTGTTCATTGGCGCGCAGTTCATCGGGTGGATCGGCTTTGATACGGTCTTCCGCGAGTTCGAGCCGTCTGACGCGGTCGTTGAGGCGTTCCAACTGACCGGACAGTTGATCGCCAGCGCCATTCATCGCCAGCGCATCGAAGCCGCGTTGCGTCAGCGCGAACAGCACTTTCGTTCGCTGTTCGACAACATGTTTGAGGGCGTGGCGCTCCACCGACTGGTGCGCGACGATAATGGCAGAATGATCAATTACGAGATCATCGACGTCAACGTCCAGTATGAACGCATTCTCAATCTTCGCCGTGAGGACGTCGTTCATCGGCTTGCCACCGAGGTCTACGGAACGCCGGAACCGCCATACCTGGCGGAGTTCGGCGCAGTGGCGGCGACCGGTCGCCCGGCGCATTTGGAGGTCTACTTCGAGCCGATGCAGAAGCATTTCTTCATTTCGGTCTCTCCGCTGGGACCGGATCAATTTGCGACGATTTTCTTCGATGTGACGGCGCGCAAGCAGGAAGAAGCCGAACGTGAGCAGTTGCAGACGCAATTGATGCACGCACAGCGCCTGGAAGCGATTGGACGGCTGGCAGGCGGCGTGGCACACGATTTTAACAATATCCTGACCGTTATCAGCGGGAGCGCCGACCTGGCGCTGACGACGCTGCCATCCGACTCGCCGGCATACCCGGATATTCAGGCGATCCAGCAGAGCGCCAGGCGAGCCACCCATCTGGTGCGTCAGTTGCTCACGTTTGCGCGTCGTCAACCGAGTCATCCGCAGACGATTGATGTCAATGCCCTGATCGATGGCATGGTTCCACTCATCCTGCGGTTGATTGGGGAGGACATTCGCCTGACCTGGATGCCGGCGCCGCATCCCTGTCCGATCCGCATCGATCCCCATCAGTTCGAGCAGGTGCTGATGAACCTGATCGTCAATGCGCGTGATGCCATGCCGGAAGGCGGCGCGCTGGTGATTGCCACGTCGCAGACGGCGCCGACCGGAGACATAGTAGTGGAAACGCCATATATCCGCATTTCCGTGCAAGATACCGGTGTTGGCATTCCTGTCGAGGTGAAAGCGCACATCTTTGAGCCATACTTTACCACGAAAGCGCCTGGACAGGGCGCCGGTCTGGGTCTGGCGACATGCCTGGGCATTGTGCAGCAACACGCGGGATTCATTCGCTGTGAGAGCCAACCGGGGCAAGGCGCACGGTTCGATGTCTATCTGCCCTATGCCTCTGGTGAATCGTCCTATCACCAGGATGCCGAACTCGACTCCCAACCGGAGCGTGGTCAGGAAACGATCCTGGTAGTCGAGGACGAACCGGCGGTTCGGAGTCTGGCGGTGCGTATTTTGCGCGATCATGGGTATACCGTCTTCGAGGCGAGCAATGGGCGGGAAGCGCAGCGTGTCGTTGAAACACTGCCTGGGCATGCGCTGCATCTCCTCCTCACCGATCTGGTCATGCCAGAAATGAGCGGCGTCGAACTGGCGACCTGGGTTCAGGCGCGTTGCCCTGGTGTGTCTGTGCTGTTTATGTCCGGGTATGCCCGTCAGGTGACGATCAACCGCGATAACCCCGGCGTTGCGTTTTTGCAAAAGCCGTTCAGTCGCCGTACCTTGCTGAGTCAGGTGCGTTGTCTGCTCGATGCAGTGGCAGTGGAGACGTCTGGATGA
- a CDS encoding cystathionine gamma-synthase family protein, whose product MAERKPEGYLNGRPLHPESLMMSYGYRPEWSEGAAKIPIFQTSTFIFKSAEEGKAFFELAYGLRSRRDGEQMGLIYSRLNNPDLEILEDRLTLWDEAEAAAVFASGMAAITTTLLTFLRPGDVLLHSEPVYGGTDFLFKHVLPQFGVRAVGFRAGTPPEQAELLLRRLGLTERLAMIFIETPANPTNDLVDIAACAALANRLSSVRRILVAVDNTFLGPLWQQPLNHGADLVLYSATKYIGGHSDVIAGVCLGSRELLDQVRVLRTIFGTMAGPHTGWLLLRSLETLKLRMTAQMKTARHVAAFLKTHPKVARVRYLGNLTEDDPQYEIFQRQCSAPGSMISFEVVGGEAEAFRLLNALQLIHLAVSLGGTESLAEHPATMTHADVDPEERIELGITPAMIRLSIGVEHPEDVIADLTQALEAV is encoded by the coding sequence ATGGCAGAGCGCAAACCGGAAGGATACCTCAACGGTCGTCCCCTCCACCCGGAAAGCCTGATGATGAGTTACGGCTACCGCCCCGAATGGTCGGAGGGCGCCGCCAAAATCCCGATCTTCCAGACCTCGACGTTCATTTTCAAATCGGCGGAAGAGGGCAAGGCATTCTTTGAACTGGCGTATGGTCTGCGGTCACGGCGCGACGGTGAGCAGATGGGGTTGATCTACAGCCGCCTCAACAATCCCGACCTCGAAATCCTCGAGGACCGGTTGACGCTGTGGGACGAAGCCGAAGCGGCGGCAGTCTTTGCGAGCGGCATGGCGGCCATCACCACTACCCTGCTGACGTTCCTGCGCCCCGGTGATGTGTTGCTCCATAGCGAACCGGTGTATGGCGGCACCGACTTTCTTTTCAAACATGTGCTGCCGCAGTTTGGTGTTCGCGCGGTCGGTTTTCGCGCCGGCACGCCGCCAGAACAGGCGGAACTTCTGCTTCGACGCTTGGGTCTGACCGAACGCCTGGCGATGATCTTTATCGAAACTCCTGCCAACCCGACGAACGATCTGGTTGACATTGCGGCGTGCGCGGCGCTTGCGAACCGTCTGAGCAGCGTGCGGCGCATTCTGGTGGCGGTGGACAACACGTTCCTGGGACCGCTCTGGCAGCAACCGCTCAACCATGGCGCCGACCTGGTGCTCTACTCAGCCACCAAGTATATCGGCGGCCATAGCGACGTGATAGCGGGAGTCTGCCTGGGAAGCCGCGAATTGCTGGATCAGGTCAGGGTTTTGCGCACGATCTTCGGCACCATGGCGGGACCGCACACCGGTTGGTTGTTGCTGCGCAGCCTGGAGACGCTCAAATTGCGCATGACTGCTCAGATGAAGACTGCGCGTCACGTTGCGGCGTTCCTGAAGACGCACCCGAAGGTGGCGCGTGTTCGCTACCTGGGCAACCTGACTGAAGACGACCCGCAGTACGAGATATTTCAGCGCCAGTGCAGCGCGCCGGGGAGCATGATTTCGTTCGAGGTCGTCGGCGGCGAGGCCGAAGCCTTTCGTTTGCTGAATGCGCTTCAGTTGATCCATCTTGCTGTCAGTCTGGGAGGCACCGAATCGCTTGCCGAGCACCCGGCAACTATGACGCACGCCGATGTCGATCCTGAAGAACGGATCGAATTGGGCATTACACCGGCGATGATTCGGCTATCGATTGGCGTGGAACACCCGGAAGATGTGATCGCCGATCTGACGCAGGCGCTGGAAGCAGTGTGA
- a CDS encoding metallophosphoesterase family protein, translating to MKALIISDVHSNIIALDAIWSRECDADAVYCAGDLVDYGTHPRETLAWIRAHNVVCVQGNHDRQVAETFYEPALWHITDSALQWRHHNARRLTAADADFLMSLPEAVTFEIDGIRYGMTHLYRNYELILSRHAYHSFCRVRFPDQEIDRLILGHTHRQGVMTLGEREIWLNPGSASYRRMDDPDREAHYIVIEDGIILLRSVPYDYGAVYDDVMQQRLAADELRVVQWFFGPRD from the coding sequence ATGAAAGCACTGATCATTTCCGATGTGCACAGCAATATCATCGCGCTGGACGCGATCTGGTCGCGCGAATGCGATGCCGATGCCGTCTACTGCGCCGGCGATCTCGTCGATTACGGGACGCATCCACGCGAGACGCTCGCCTGGATACGCGCCCATAACGTCGTGTGCGTGCAGGGCAACCACGACCGGCAGGTGGCGGAGACCTTTTATGAACCGGCGCTCTGGCACATCACCGACAGCGCACTCCAGTGGCGTCACCACAATGCCCGGCGGTTGACGGCGGCAGACGCCGATTTCCTGATGTCGCTGCCGGAAGCGGTAACATTCGAGATCGACGGCATTCGCTATGGCATGACCCATCTTTACCGCAATTACGAACTCATTCTGAGTCGTCATGCCTATCATTCATTCTGTCGGGTGCGCTTCCCAGATCAGGAGATCGACCGGTTGATCCTGGGGCATACGCATCGCCAGGGAGTTATGACGCTCGGCGAGCGCGAGATCTGGCTCAATCCCGGCAGCGCCTCCTATCGTCGAATGGACGATCCGGATCGAGAAGCGCACTACATCGTTATCGAAGATGGAATCATCTTGCTGCGCAGCGTGCCCTATGATTATGGCGCGGTCTATGACGACGTGATGCAGCAACGTCTGGCAGCCGACGAGCTGCGCGTCGTGCAGTGGTTTTTCGGTCCGCGTGATTAG
- a CDS encoding serine/threonine protein kinase, which produces MKRFALTLLTLALIILLLGKSASRLAESISLCSIGLALVLVERILVAIRRRVSSGVSFVACARAVHRLRQASRTSGMRRANAPCRVFDDTTVAPARAVMRARAQHHAVPHGVSGDRVLARLRRTALHEVLLARDEYTNRCVIIKRTLPGAPTHDLRREAGMLFWLEWARLPIPAPQYLAYDERDGRSTLKMTFIDGQTIEELAGAGRLALSSLVHLLARTCVALDALHRAGYVHQDIKPANLILDQNGTLVVIDWGSARCYNLPYDPRSITCTPEFASPEQLQGLVLPGNDLYAIGKTLAALVPAPPPALARVIARATGPFAHRYATGADLAQALLAAAQ; this is translated from the coding sequence ATGAAGCGTTTTGCGCTCACACTGCTCACACTGGCGCTGATTATACTGCTGCTTGGCAAGAGTGCGTCGCGTCTGGCGGAAAGCATCTCGCTCTGCTCCATCGGTCTGGCGCTGGTGCTGGTCGAGCGCATCCTTGTCGCCATCCGTCGCCGGGTGTCGTCTGGGGTGAGTTTCGTCGCTTGCGCCAGAGCGGTCCATCGGCTGCGACAGGCGTCGCGTACATCGGGGATGCGCCGCGCCAATGCGCCTTGTCGCGTGTTTGACGATACCACCGTAGCGCCGGCGCGCGCTGTCATGCGGGCAAGAGCGCAGCATCATGCTGTCCCGCATGGTGTGTCGGGGGATCGGGTACTGGCGCGTCTCCGTCGGACTGCACTGCACGAGGTGCTGCTGGCGCGCGATGAGTACACCAATCGGTGCGTCATTATCAAACGAACGCTTCCTGGCGCACCGACTCACGATCTGCGTCGTGAAGCGGGCATGCTCTTCTGGCTCGAATGGGCGCGGCTGCCCATTCCGGCGCCGCAGTATCTTGCCTATGACGAGCGTGATGGGCGTAGTACGCTGAAGATGACGTTCATCGATGGACAAACGATTGAGGAACTGGCAGGCGCGGGGCGTCTTGCGCTCTCTTCGCTCGTGCATCTTCTGGCGCGAACATGTGTGGCGCTTGATGCGCTCCATCGCGCCGGATATGTGCATCAGGACATCAAGCCCGCGAACCTCATTCTGGATCAGAACGGCACGCTGGTGGTGATCGACTGGGGTTCGGCGCGTTGCTACAATTTGCCCTACGATCCGCGCTCGATCACCTGCACGCCGGAATTTGCCAGCCCGGAGCAGTTGCAAGGGTTGGTGCTGCCGGGCAATGACCTGTATGCCATCGGGAAGACTCTGGCGGCGCTCGTGCCCGCGCCGCCGCCAGCGCTGGCGCGGGTCATTGCGCGCGCCACCGGTCCGTTCGCGCATCGCTACGCCACCGGCGCCGACCTGGCGCAGGCGCTGCTGGCGGCGGCGCAGTGA
- a CDS encoding PH domain-containing protein, with protein MTTSVHPAIHERLFRPHPYIVGVKIVVCLALGVGMMLAGIVHATGAALLFALAPLFLAARIAYCELAMTLVVRGDTLLLRQGWFFWREEQIPLHRVDVLITQSLLGRLFDYGRLTITRDDDVLIVRNVGEFRQLKEEIARLQRIPAFWRVP; from the coding sequence ATGACTACGTCTGTGCACCCCGCGATCCACGAACGGCTCTTTCGCCCTCACCCGTACATCGTTGGCGTCAAGATCGTCGTTTGCCTGGCACTCGGCGTCGGCATGATGCTCGCCGGCATCGTCCACGCAACCGGTGCAGCCTTGCTCTTCGCGCTCGCGCCACTGTTCCTGGCAGCACGCATCGCGTACTGCGAACTGGCCATGACCCTCGTCGTGCGTGGCGACACACTGTTGTTGCGGCAGGGGTGGTTCTTCTGGCGCGAGGAACAGATCCCGCTGCATCGCGTTGATGTCCTGATCACTCAGAGCCTGCTCGGACGTCTGTTCGACTATGGGCGCCTCACGATCACCCGCGATGATGACGTTCTGATCGTGCGCAACGTTGGCGAATTTCGGCAGTTGAAGGAGGAAATCGCTCGTTTGCAGCGCATTCCGGCGTTCTGGAGGGTGCCATGA